In a genomic window of Saccharomyces paradoxus chromosome X, complete sequence:
- a CDS encoding uncharacterized protein (similar to YJR124C), with protein sequence MALEIFVKFKCASRDIKLLWASVFLRLLSYGLTNQVLTLFLNAINMTEDKIGLFMSLTLAGDVICSYILTWYADSWGRRKVLVYGCAMMLLSGLVFSFSENFTLLLIFAIFGVISPSSDEVGPFKSIEEAMIAHLSPHNARPEIYAIHALVGTIGSALGAIVCGIFVDLLKKTGVAATDLQCYKLVFLLYAFFAFCKMVIMLLLSDATELDGHYGHTDHGNEETPEPLDVNDETAPLMRQATHPEERTNKLSKETVSVLMKLLIIFMVDSLGSGFMTSGWMVYYYSKQFLMGSLALGTLFFVTQLVMASSTIPSSIIARCFGPVRATLLVQIPSGIFSILIPMAKDYLPLSILFLNLHFATTAMDVTPRQILLTNIIKPRDLTKVMGVVNIGKTFARCIGPIFTGVLANNSYLWLCYIISGSLVITADLILACMFLGVDAKIKEQMNRR encoded by the coding sequence AAATTCAAATGTGCAAGTAGAGATATTAAGCTACTATGGGCATCTGTCTTTCTTAGACTTTTGTCTTATGGTTTAACAAATCAAGTTTTAACgctttttttaaatgcCATCAACATGACAGAGGATAAAATTGGGCTGTTCATGTCATTAACATTAGCAGGGGATGTGATTTGCTCTTACATTCTTACTTGGTATGCGGATTCCTGGGGCCGAAGAAAGGTTTTAGTGTATGGTTGTGCAATGATGCTGTTAAGTGGGCTGGTTTTCAGTTTTAGCGAAAATTTCACCCTCTTGCTAATATTTGCTATCTTTGGTGTCATATCGCCTTCAAGCGATGAAGTTGGGCCCTTCAAATCCATAGAGGAGGCCATGATTGCACACTTAAGCCCTCACAATGCAAGACCAGAAATCTATGCTATTCACGCCTTGGTTGGAACAATTGGAAGTGCTCTGGGTGCAATAGTCTGCGGTATATTTGTGGatctcttgaaaaaaactggTGTAGCCGCTACTGATTTACAATGTTATAAATTAGTTTTCTTATTGTATGCCTTCTTCGCCTTTTGCAAAATGGTCATCATGCTCTTATTATCTGATGCTACAGAATTGGATGGGCATTATGGACATACGGATCACGGTAATGAGGAAACACCTGAACCATTAGACGTCAATGATGAAACTGCACCATTGATGAGGCAAGCAACTCACCCAGAGGAAAGAACCAATAAACTATCTAAGGAAACAGTTTCggttttgatgaaattgttaATAATCTTCATGGTCGACTCTCTCGGGTCCGGATTTATGACAAGTGGCTGGATGGTTTACTACTATAGTAAGCAATTTTTAATGGGATCTCTGGCACTGGGTACCTTATTTTTCGTAACTCAATTGGTTATGGCATCTTCCACCATCCCATCATCTATAATTGCCAGATGTTTTGGTCCAGTAAGAGCCACACTGCTGGTCCAGATTCCATCAggaatattttctattcttATTCCTATGGCCAAGGATTACTTGCCATTGTCTATCCTGTTTTTGAATCTGCATTTTGCAACAACTGCCATGGATGTCACACCAAGGCAAATTCTATTAACGAACATTATCAAACCAAGAGATTTAACCAAAGTTATGGGGGTGGTCAACATTGGAAAAACATTTGCTCGGTGTATTGGTCCAATATTTACAGGGGTACTTGCTAACAATAGCTATTTATGGCTATGTTATATTATTAGTGGGTCCTTGGTGATAACGGCAGATCTAATATTGGCATGCATGTTTTTAGGAGTGGATGCTAAAATTAAAGAGCAAATGAACCGCCGATAA
- the RPS5 gene encoding 40S ribosomal protein uS7 (Protein component of the small (40S) ribosomal subunit~similar to YJR123W) encodes MSDTEAPVEVQEDFEVVEEFTPVVLATPIPEEVQQAQTEIKLFNKWSFEEVEVKDASLVDYVQVRQPIFVAHTAGRYANKRFRKAQCPIIERLTNSLMMNGRNNGKKLKAVRIIKHTLDIINVLTDQNPIQVVVDAITNTGPREDTTRVGGGGAARRQAVDVSPLRRVNQAIALLTIGAREAAFRNIKTIAETLAEELINAAKGSSTSYAIKKKDELERVAKSNR; translated from the coding sequence ATGTCTGACACCGAAGCTCCAGTTGAAGTTCAAGAAGATTTCGAAGTTGTTGAAGAATTCACCCCAGTCGTCTTGGCTACTCCAATTCCAGAAGAAGTCCAACAAGCTCAAACCGAGATTAAGTTGTTCAACAAATggtcttttgaagaagttgaagtTAAGGATGCTTCTTTGGTTGACTACGTTCAAGTTAGACAACCAATCTTTGTTGCTCACACCGCTGGTCGTTACGCCAACAAGAGATTCAGAAAGGCTCAATGTCCAATCATCGAAAGATTGACCAACTCCTTGATGATGAACGGTAGAAACAACGGTAAGAAATTAAAGGCTGTTAGAATCATCAAGCACACTTTGGACATCATCAATGTCTTGACTGACCAAAACCCAATCCaagttgttgttgatgCTATTACCAACACTGGTCCAAGAGAAGACACCACCAGAGTcggtggtggtggtgctgCCAGACGTCAAGCTGTCGATGTTTCTCCATTGAGAAGAGTTAACCAAGCTATTGCTTTGTTGACCATTGGTGCCAGAGAAGCCGCTTTCAGAAACATCAAAACCATTGCTGAAACTTTGGCCGAAGAATTGATCAATGCTGCTAAGGGTTCTTCTACTTCTTACGCtatcaagaagaaggatGAATTGGAACGTGTTGCCAAGTCTAACCGTTAA
- the IBA57 gene encoding Iba57p (Protein involved in incorporating iron-sulfur clusters into proteins~similar to YJR122W) yields the protein MFISTRCRIKGFTLKKLPWAKSSSTRFVSTEPLNASTITKPDGIFSYSPLSSRTYIRIRGPDTVKFLNGLVTSKLLPHFIKKNLTTVEESEIATEKGTKKADPIVPVPEFDARLGNWGLYNETGIQGPYISRFGLYSAFLNGKGKLVTDTIIYPIPAKLTGQVPDYPEYLLEFHENVVDKILHVLQTHKLTSKIKFEKTDHASLKTWDVEVQFPNLPKDMENPWFDNLLDPMTLPKNSVDANNFAINVLESLFNSDPRILGVYVERRTESISRHDSTFPQSFRLVTSEQVDDLSKLFNFNVFDFPFQVNKKVPAQIREIRFQKGLVDSTEDYKPETLLPLELNFDFLPNAISTNKGCYVGQELTARTYATGILRKRLVPVKLDNYQFLDTDSEKKYAEIHIDAVEEKGLAENEPAPNPFANKAPVRIKRKQRPAGLLIANERQYGVALLRIEHFSSAFSSDEPVGFYITTANGENVKVTPQTPFWFRDWKSNDSLRK from the coding sequence ATGTTCATCAGTACAAGATGCAGAATTAAAGGCTTCACCCTTAAGAAGTTGCCGTGGGCCAAGTCATCATCAACTCGATTTGTTTCAACTGAACCATTAAACGCGAGCACAATTACGAAACCAGATGGTATCTTCAGTTATTCTCCATTAAGCAGCAGAACATACATCAGGATACGAGGACCCGACAcagtgaaatttttgaacgGATTAGTTACCTCGAAACTATTACCacattttatcaaaaagaacCTAACCACTGTAGAAGAGAGTGAAATAGCTACTGAAAAAGGGACGAAAAAGGCTGATCCTATTGTTCCTGTGCCCGAATTCGATGCCCGACTGGGGAATTGGGGACTATATAATGAAACAGGCATTCAAGGGCCATATATCTCGAGATTTGGTTTGTACTCTGCATTCTTAAACGGAAAGGGAAAGCTAGTAACAGATACAATTATTTACCCTATACCTGCAAAATTAACCGGACAAGTTCCAGACTATCCTGAATACCTTCTAGAGTTCCATGAGAATGTTGTCGACAAAATTTTGCACGTTTTGCAAACCCACAAATTGACTAGTAAGATTAAATTCGAAAAAACTGATCATGCATCCTTGAAAACCTGGGACGTTGAGGTTCAATTCCCTAATTTGCCCAAAGATATGGAAAATCCGTGGTTTGACAATCTACTAGATCCCATGACTTTGCCAAAAAATTCCGTAGATGCTAATAATTTTGCTATTAATGTTTTAGAGTCTTTGTTTAACTCAGATCCTAGAATCTTGGGTGTTTACGTAGAAAGAAGAACTGAGTCGATATCAAGACATGACTCCACATTCCCGCAATCCTTCAGACTTGTCACTTCGGAGCAAGTGGATGATCTTTCTAAGTTATTTAACTTCAACGTTTTTGACTTCCCCTTTcaagtaaataaaaaagtcCCCGCTCAAATCAGAGAAATtagatttcaaaaaggtCTCGTAGATAGCACTGAGGATTACAAACCTGAGACTCTGTTACCTTTAGAACTTAACTTCGATTTCTTACCAAACGCTATAAGCACAAACAAAGGTTGTTATGTAGGACAAGAGCTGACGGCCAGGACGTATGCCACCGGCATTCTGCGGAAACGTTTGGTGCCAGTTAAGCTGGATAATtaccaatttttggatacagactcagaaaaaaaatacgcAGAAATCCATATAGACGccgttgaagaaaagggcCTTGCGGAGAACGAGCCAGCGCCTAATCCGTTTGCCAATAAAGCGCCTGTACGGATCAAGAGGAAACAAAGGCCTGCAGGATTATTGATTGCCAACGAGAGACAGTATGGTGTAGCTTTACTTAGAATTGAGCATTTCTCCTCTGCCTTCTCATCTGATGAGCCAGTTGGATTTTACATTACTACTGCGAACGGCGAAAATGTGAAGGTAACACCTCAAACACCATTCTGGTTTAGAGATTGGAAATCAAATGACAGCCTTCGTAAATAA